ggcAAGAGACTTGTGAGCAGAAATGTACATGGAATGAGCTACAGGTTTAAGTAAATAAGCATCACGAAGCGTCCCAGTTTACCTTATCAAATCCTACGTTGAATTTGTCTCTATACGCAGTAGAAAATGACTTTCACGAAGTACCCTTTAAACTAAGTGCTtaccccagttgttcaaagggtggattcCTCTCTCGCTTTGGGTAGTATTTATCTAttggatagcactatccatcctttgaacaactgggcacTGGTCTGTAAGAGAAAACAGCTGCGATGCACTAGGTTTACCAACTTGAGGCGAAATATGTAATGAAAGTTGAGCCGAGTGAAGTAGAATTTGGTCTGAATCATACGCGTGATTCGATTGCGCGAGCTGCTGAAACTTGAGTTCAAGCAGAGAAGTCACAGAATTGGAATTTCGTTTATTTTACAAGGCATCGGAGCGAACACCACGAAGAATACCTCAAAACATTCAATTCTAGTAAAGAATAGGAAAATAATTGCCTTGTTGGAAGACTGATTGTAAAAGCTCCACACATTTCTAACGCTTGTAAGTCTGACCTATAAAGAAGAAGAACTGAGGTTGTTTGGCTAGCACAGCAGACTTTAAAGGGGGAGCTTGCTGTAATTCGTGGTGCAACACGCGAGACAGGCGTGAGGAGCGGCGCCTCTGCAGGTTAAAGGTTGTTTTCAGGGTTATGTTCGAAGAGCTTCATTCAGGGACAAGAAAGGGCAAATAATATCAGCAGGTTCTATTTACTACCTTATCAGTTATCAGACATCCCAGTTATATTATataatacaaacaaaaatgataatgGAATTATGAATCCGGTTTTCATTTGGAACATTTTCAAAGATAGCATTtgtatcacaaaaaaaaaatgaaaagtccTACCTTTTAAATTTCATAGGCCCTGCCATGTTGTATAGTTGAGACGTTATTTAGATGACTTATGTCTTGTCCTGACACACAACTTTTATACAACGTTTACGCTACATTATTCAATCACtccaaacagttttttttcttcttttttccctcttttttctttttgagtgGAAGTTCTTATGTTCACGTCTACTGCACATTAGATACGTGCGATGAGATCGTATCAGCATTTCACAAGCGGAAGTAAGAAGTGAGTAACGTGACTCAGTTGCGTTACATATCAGTTGGATAAAGATGGCAAAGATTTGGACGAGGGACTTGAAAATGAGGAACGCGGAACTTGTAAAGTGGGCAATCTTTAAAAATGCGTGTCTTCAAATGGCGAATCTTCCACAGTGGGAGTCTTTCAAAATTAGAATTCTGAAAGCGAGAATCCGCTAAAAGAGCGCCAATGCAGCCAAAAATACTTAAAGCAGGAGATAATCATATTGCAGGTGAATATAATGAATTATCAAGGCCTTGATAACCTTAATACCCATGCTATTGTTGTAATGTTATCTACTTCCGTTAAATGAACAAATTTAAGTGAACGGCACAAAATTTGTGACGAGATGATGGCTATTACGTGGAGGAGttctcaattgtttttttagcGGTGAACTAAAATAACTGTATTATCACAAATCAAATAGACTAGACttgaaacttaaaaattacACTAAATAAGTGTATCTTTTATGAATAATTTATGAGATAATTTCCTGAAAAAGTCTTTCCAGTTCTCTTTTCGAACGTTGTTAGGAATTTTGGCGGCAATTTTTTTGCTGACGCTTTTTCTTGCTTCGTTGAATTCATAATCTCCTAATCACCATGGCACATCAGGACAACTTCAAAGCTCCGTTTTTCACAGTTCCAGTGGATTAATCccgatgaaaaaaaatgtcgtaGGTCAAGGGACAAGGGTCTTCTGGTGTCGTTAGGGTCACAGAATGGAAAAAAGGATTGACTTAAGCTCCGCCATGACGGGTGCTGTAAAAAAATACTCTGTTAGTATGTAAAAGCTATGGACGGGTTTATCCAGGAGGGAAGTCTGTTTTACGAACTCAAGTACACCAAAGCACACCACTCATAGTTGAACTTTGAGTACTGATATGCCACGGCGTATTCACTTTCATACTGGATTATACATATCAGGCTAATGACCTTCGCGTTTTCGGTGAATTAAAGGAAGTTCAACCCGAACTGTAGCGACTGTCACGGAATTGGggaatttttatttgcaagaTAATGCTCCTTGTTGCGAGTGAAATACTGTGTTTACGTAAAAACAACGTTGAACACTGTGATTTGAATAAGGCACATGTTTAGATTCTCGCTTTAAATAATTCCATTTTTAATAATCCCCGTTCCTTGTTCCTCgttccttctctttttttgtccCTTCACCAAAACTTGTCTCTACTCACTGTTCCTGCTATTCTCACCGCTCTTGTCGTTCAAGATAGCCGTCTGGGCCCGTTGTTGAAGCGTTTGTTCGCGTCTTGCGTTTGCTTTCAGTCAGTTGATCTCAAATTGTGTGTCTTTTGACCTACTGTTCACTTTCATGaacaagaaataatatttGGAAATGGATCAACACGGATATACTATAGAAATTATTGCTCAAAGAGTTGGGGTCAATGAACCGGCTCTGCGGCTTATGATAGGATTGATGCTCGGTAAGTCGTGCGCTGATTTACGTATTTATCTTAACTGTAATGTCTAATATTCTCTACGAATTTGGTGCCATTCTGATTTGGTAGCTTAAATGACGTGCGAGGCGGAATGGCTCGGTAGTAAGGGAGCTGATACTCCAGGTCTATAATATCTTGCTGGCTTCGACTGTCAAATTCCTGACACGTCTTTTGGACAAGCCAGAGGCCTTATCCTTTGGTTTCTTCGCGTTGCTGTATTTCTTACGGGCACGGTTGAACCAGCCTTCGtgtacaaataattattctttgcATTCACTGAACCACTTTACTGAAGCTGTAATCGGTAGTTTACCGGCCAATCGGTTTTACTGCTTCAATACATCTTATACAAGTGTGTCTAAATATTCTATAATTTTGCCCGGTTTCTTGAATAGCAGATATGACGATTGCGATCCTTGAAGTGGCTGACTTAATCGAGAGtcgaaacaaaaagaaacatgaaCAATATCTGTACAAAATGCACATAATTATTCCTGCGATCTGACATCTGTTTGATTTGTCTTCCGTTTTTTTAATTAACCTAAAAAACACTTGGATCGAAACAATGAAAAGTAGCGCCTGTGATTATGGTTTATTCATCAAACATAATCAGTaactttgataaaaaaaaaaaaggttaacgATTTGCGTCGTAAATTAATGTGTTTGTGATTCGAAAGCCCATCGAGCGATGTACATTTGCATTCTAAATTAGCCACGTAGATTTTGCTAATCTTTGCCATTTACTTGCTTCAATCTAGGTTTGCCCTTAGCCTTTTTATACAGGGCTGTCTGTtataaaaagaacaaagactTTCAGGTAATGAGTAAATTTGTCATCAATTTTGTCTTGGTCGTTTTCGCTGTTTCAATCCTCATGCCAAACACGACggtatgtttgtttgtttatttaacttttttgtAATCCGAGACATCTTTTTCATTGCAGCATCTATTTATTACCTTCTGCGGCCTTTGGAcggctttcttttgtttcggTAAGTTATATTGAGagacaatttttcttttctttaaaaaccGTTATTACACGTCATGCGGCATTGGAACAGTGAAACCTGAAAATAGAAACCGCGGAAAAATTGTATACTTAACGCGCGAAATGTGCGTGACGGTATTTGTTCTGACGCCACGTTAGCTCGGAAGTGATGAAACAGTGAAGCCTTGGGAGTGTAGGGAGATTCAAATATATGGAAATagcctgaaaaataaacacagttgaaaaaccaacaaacaacAAGATAAACATGAAAAGAACCTTGTCTAAAGTTTTGCGAAACGATGATAGGAAGCTTTAGCAAAGACGAagtcgacgacagcgagaacttcatctgaaaatgaaacttcgCGTTTCAGCACAGGGTCATTTCTCGGTTCACCAAAGTCGTTTGGTTAGCAAAATGTGTACCAACTATCAATACCAACTAACAATATGTCGTCCGTATCTATTAAAGTTTCTTGTCCAAGGAAACAACGCGACGACAATGCTAGGTCTAGAATCCTAACTATGACATTCAAGCACGATAACCCAGCCGCCAGCGACCTTTTGAatccccctcccctcccctcccgTGCGCTTGCCCggtatcgcggaggtcacgggttcgaatcccgttcaAGCCCTGAtgttttcaggcttcttccttccaattgcttaaattcgaaaatttatggcgatgatcactcttcacttccCCATTCCTTCCTTTAATTGAAGAAAGCCATAATTTTGTCCTTAGGGGGAATAGTACCTATAACCTTCGACAAACGTTTACAGTTCGGGTTGACAAAATGCCaattaaatatgaaaattccAGTGCCCCTTCGTTGTTTTCCTCCTTCCCTTCCCCTCCCATTTCAAATAGTGATATGATTGTGCACAGCGCATGTGAACGATGACGGCTACACCTCGGGGTTGTtgtaatagggagtttaagatcaacgacgcgactgcagcgacaacaccacaaaatttgcatacttaattaacaaaaacaaaagttttgcacgcccttcacgtgcttttttcaattccgtgcatttctttcaagttctcggcaaatctgcgacgtgaaatgaccatttctcaagttgtacagagaacgtgaacactcaggcgcaaatttgaatattcttttctagcgttgacaccgcacctctaaattcagttcctgggtagttccgctagccttcaaaaagttaaacaaactaaaataatggcgaaatacattgaaaaacttgaacttgcaattttgagcgacgatTTCGCTtctgtcgcgtcgtagatcttaaactccctaatgtgTTACCCAGGAGCCTATTACGGTAATAGGGTCCTGATTACCTCGCTTTCAGGTTATTTTGGTGGTAGTGTGTTCTCATTGTGTTGGCAGGTTGgtattgttttcattcaattgTCAACATCTTCCTGGCGTATTGCTTGCTTAAGATCAGCGGCCCACGGATTGTGACAGTCATTATGATGTTCGCTTTGAACGTGGTAAGCGTTTTAATATCCAGCCGGCAAATGGGTGGctttcacgttacgtcatagcagccatgttggtggacgaaaacaaaagatttctgattagctccttttgttcgtccaccagcaattgtacattgcagcattgttatctgagtccctagagattggttgtAAACCacctataggcgaatctttgcttaCACTTTTtccctcattaacatatgcttatcactatctgatgacgctaataaaatagaaactctgaatattgaaagggcataacagtttaaattttctctgaaaatttgagtccaattcatcgaatggtttcggagaaattctcttctaaaaactccaaattttacagtggatgtacggctcattaacttttttgccacccagcaatttcgcagtttttgatgtctgatatttccttcaatactgcttgcaaagagctgaaaattgcacaaattgctcaacttaattagctctttcaacttttgcatttagctcatatatacggccactgcttctatcaggtaagtcgtatgctaatgagcaaaaatgtaaacaatgacgtcagcaaagattcgcctatagcaTAGCTTCTTTCACGCCCTGACTGACATGCTTTTCCAGAAAGGCGGAAAGTCGAAAGTGTAGTAAATGTGTAATAAATAAAGATAACTGACTCATTTaagttgattttcttttacGTCTTATTCTTTTTAATATCGTTTTGGAACTAAGTGTTCACGTTTTTacggaaaggaaaaaataactaTGGATTGGTTATGTTTTGTAGGGTTATCTTTTAACTGGATATGCTTTTAAAACGTTCTCTGAAGATTATTCCATTTCCTGGACTGCAGCCCACTGTGTACTGTGTCTTCGCCTTATCGGTAAgtttaatatttattagtTCAGATCAAAAGTACCGTACTCCAATCCGCGCCGGATGTTGAAAGTTTGGAATTTTTGCGATTAGAATTTAACggtgtttttgtctttcattgcagcacaaattattttagaaaatgGCTTGAACCCAGGACTTACGCGACCTACCTCGATGGAATTTGATCGTCCGGGTgaaaggagtcctgagaaggactttTGGTAGTGGCTGACTTTTGAACATCCTGAGGGGAAGTCTTTTCTGTttactctgaagatgacttccgctcaagatgttgaaacgtcagtcactaccaacagtccttttcaggACTCCTTTCACCCGGACGATCAAATTCCATCGAGCTATCAATTATTTTCCAGTAACTTGTCATGCTATCGTGTACACTTATCTTTTGATTAAAATATCGCCTCATGCTTGCACATCAGTTACCTCTTTAACTCATCTCAAAGAGACCTGGGATTCTTTCTCCTTCAAAGCTTCGCGCGAGATGTACCAAGGTTGCAAGCAACTACATGAATGCATACTTCGTTACCGAAGCGTTCCCTCACTCTTTGACTCCATTTCAATATCGCGCGAGTCGAGGAATACGCTCACTAAAGGTCATTAAATGTCTATTTGTCCCTCCTCCTCAAACAGACAAAAATAGTAACCAGGTCCTAATTTAAGAAATAGTCTAACACACAAACGCGCACCCTCGTGCTACAATAAGGTATTTTACGCTTCGACTGGTTTGTTTAGCAGTGTATCCTATATCCAAGAGACTAGGATTCAGCCAATTGTTCGTATAAGTCATCAAATTATTAGTACTTTGTCGCCTTTCACTTCAGGTTTAGCATGGGATTATTATGACGGAAATCAAGACCAGGTAGGTTTGTAAACTTAAAACAGTTAATTGAAGAATACTGCTCTTCTCATCAAGCCACCAAGACGTAGTTGGCGAAACCTTATTACGGTTGAGGGAAATTGAGGCAGATGAGTctcctccctccctccctccctccctccctcccctTGGAAAGAATTTTAGTCCAAACGAGGGCTTCAAGTTTCCCCTTGGCGAACAACAAGGCGATACAGGCGTCACCTAATAGTTGGAAGGGAGGGCTGTCAGCCTCACATCAGTGACTGGGATTGTGCTAAGAGGTGTCAAATTCGACTCCATCATCTGGGAAAGCTTTCGTTACTTTCAGCTTTGTAAATGCGGAGTGCCAATGTACCAATGCTATAGCGAAGTGTACTTCCGTTAAAATGAAAAGGTTTACCTTCtatatttctctttttatgtTTACATGATCCCTCTCTCTTTTAACTGtcacaaaaaaggaaaaattgcctGAAGATCTCAAGAAGACCGCAATCCATGAATGTCCATCGTTATTGCAGGTATGCTTATCTCTCGAGATTTATGGTCTGAATAAAACGCACGTAATTTTGTGGTTCTCGTTCCCAATCTTGATTGGGAATAATTGgcaatttaaggacggtgcctactattgttattgcgcatacgttctgcgcatctccagatactgggatttcctatcgccaatgcttagttataaagggatatttttgcgcgatttaaaactatccggagaaagtagatcttagtaattactcttggtatccaaaaagaaaattgggggtaaccatgcatttttgagacataattaagcttcaatttgagaaagaacgccatacattgctttgtatttttaagctttttacagatattattcatgaattatctttgaaaaatgcgtggttacccccaattttcttttcagatttcaataggacttgttaagatctacgtttcctgcataatcacacaccggggaaaaaatatcttttattagtaggcaccgtccttaagtgagGTTGTAAATGCGGAGgtcctgggcccagttgttcgcTAACCCAAGATTAAAAAGCAACCAAGGTTCCAGTTTTCACAATCCTAATCACATTCACTGTCATCATTTAAGTATAAATGAAAAGAAGAGTTCAATGTATAATCTGTATAATCTCAAGGCCAAAATCTtgtaaaaagtcttttttgtGCGGTAAATAATTCACAATTTAAATTCCACTTTTCCCGGATTAACTTAATCGGCTTgcgaacaactgggccctggagAATAAGCTGCTGGACATAACGCAGCGCAATTTCGAAATAACCATGAAATCCCGCATCAGTGCTTATTGTAGTTtacaattaaaaatgaaaagtgacGTGTTTAAGCTGGCGGATACTTTCAACTAAGCGAGAATGTGATTTCAAGGACCCACGAGTACGTAATGTTTCATATCCTGTGTTGCTTGCACGTTCTTTCTCCACCTTTCAAGTCGTCGACTAATTTTGTAACTTCGTACAGGAAAGACACTTCACTACTTTTTCTCGGAAGTCGGACTCATTTGCTGGGTTTTAATATTCTGTTTTCAGATGGCTAGTTATACCTATTTCTTTGGAGGATTTCTCGTCGGCCCACAGGTAACAAATGACCCTTTCCAGTTAACTTATTACAAAATTCTACCATTCTGCATTTCATTTAAACATTTTCGACTAACTTCCTCTTTCTTCTCCCTTTAGTTTCCAATGCGGAAATACTTGGCCCTCATTGACGGAGCACTTATAGATAAGAAAGATGACCACTCAAATTCTCGGTAAGACCTTAGTGTGCACGCGCGACAGTTGCGCTTTGCGCATGCTCATTAGTCTTGATTGAGTGCTTTGTCGATCAAACGTCAGTTTTTCTTAACTCTCAACCTCGTTTTCTCTCTTTATTTCAGCGTTGTAGCTGGTCTACGACGTTTCACTCTTGGGTTATTCTATCTCGTAATGTACTCAGTTCTTCAGACAAAAACGAAAGCAAACTTTCTCATAACAGATGAATACGATGTAAgttcaaagaaacaatattaataCACTGCAGCTTgaggttttcattttctttgaaacacCTAACAGTATCAAACTGTCGAATTCTTAATTTCTCTGATTTTTAGCAAAAGTCATATTTTTACAAGTTCTGCTACGCTATCGCAACAACAAAGGTCAACGTGATGAAGTATCAAGCAGTATGGCTTATTACGGTGAGCACTGAATTTTTCTGGAGAAAGTATATTCACTGCACACGAAATAAACACATCACAGCTCCAATTAGCCTTTGCTTTTGAGGGGATGCATTTCAGTCATTGAAGAAACAATTATCATCTCCTGCCTGGCTCCACTAGCCCCTATGGTCATTCCAGCTGAGGCAGTCAGTACTCTAATTTTTACCtttaatattttcattgtagtaaattttattttgagcaAGAGTGAATACAAATAAAGACTGATTGAACTATCTCGTGAAGCTATTTTGCATAGGATTTCCGCCTCTTTACTGTTTTCT
This sequence is a window from Acropora palmata chromosome 6, jaAcrPala1.3, whole genome shotgun sequence. Protein-coding genes within it:
- the LOC141883748 gene encoding lysophospholipid acyltransferase 5-like, whose product is MDQHGYTIEIIAQRVGVNEPALRLMIGLMLGLPLAFLYRAVCYKKNKDFQHLFITFCGLWTAFFCFGWYCFHSIVNIFLAYCLLKISGPRIVTVIMMFALNVGYLLTGYAFKTFSEDYSISWTAAHCVLCLRLIGLAWDYYDGNQDQEKLPEDLKKTAIHECPSLLQMASYTYFFGGFLVGPQFPMRKYLALIDGALIDKKDDHSNSRVVAGLRRFTLGLFYLVMYSVLQTKTKANFLITDEYDQKSYFYKFCYAIATTKVNVMKYQAVWLITEGSCIISGLGYNGRSQQGQVRWDGCSNVNLLLFETAYTFQHVIDAFNLNTNQWMFRYVYKRLRFLGNKVISHFITLFFVALWHGIAPGYFLCFIGEFVIIVIEQQLLGLCRPVIKMPFAAIPLVVRIPVIVVGVCLRLTGVAFFLVPFFLRRVDHTHKVWLSLYYVYPIAICGWFVLYPTVFRPLARVLMRKSADPNQNKVKDD